CAGAGAATTGAAAGGAAAAGAAGACGAAGAACTTATGACCGTTGCGAGGGAGATACAGGCACCGTTTTATCTTGTTAAGGAAGTTGCGGAGCTTCAGCGCCTTCCTGTCGTTAACTTCGCTGCCGGTGGCATCGCGACGCCTGCAGATGCAGCTCTGATGATGCAGCTGGGATCAGATGGTGTCTTCGTTGGATCTGGTATTTTCAAGTCTGAAAACCCTGAGGAACGGGCAAGGGCGATTGTTGAAGCGGTCACGCACTTTGACGATCCAGCAACACTGGCGGAGATTTCCAAAGGACTCGGCGAGGCGATGAAGGGCATCGAAATTTCGGCGATAAAACCAGAACAAAGGTTGCAAGAGCGAGGATGGTGAGTCCAGATTAGATTCACCACGATCATAAACTCATGAGACGATCTTGTGTAGTAGACCTTTGTCCCTCGCAATCTTGATTTCTTTTGCAATCCGCCTTCCGGTGCTCAGCTCAGGCTCAATAAGATCGGAATAGGGAGAGCCAGAAATAAACGGATTCGTTCCAGCAACAATACGCGAAGAGATTTCGAAGACCTTGAATTCAAGCCTGTCTGTGACTATCGTCTCAAGGCAGAACGGGCCGATCATGCCGCCAAATAATTCAATTGACCGGTTAATCACGCGCTCGCCCATGTCGAAAATCTTCGGCAGCAGGCTTTCCCTTATGACAACGGGAACGTTGCCAGTGACGACGAATGTAGGATAAAGTCCCAGTTTCTTGAGCTCTTCCTGGGCACCGAGCTTGTACATCTCGTCGATGTTGCTCTCGTCGCGCCTGTCCATTGAAAGGAGCTCAAGACTGCCCTCTGCAACCCTGTACCCGTCTTTTTTTATCGGGGAATAAAAGTAGTGCAGGTAATATCTTGTCCCCAGCACATATTCCTGAATGGTGTATGGCTGGCTTTCATCGATTCCCAGTTTGAAGTCCGGATAATCCTTAGCGATGAAAAAGCCCCGACCGCCTTTTGCGCCGTGGTATTTGACAAGAACGGGTCTATCGATCTCCTTCGCATCGCTGATTTTCTTCGGCATCTCGACACCAGCTGAAACCAACCATTCCCTCTGCTTCTCTCTATCTGATTCCCATTGGAGAACGGCCCTGTTCCCAAAAGTTGGGACCGGAAGTTTCTCGAATTTTTCCGTTCCCATGTACTCAACAAAGGAGCCGTGCGGAATAATGATGACATTGCGGTCAATGAGTTCATCGGCTCTTTCGAGAATTTCGTCATAACTTTCGAATCGGATAAACTCGTCAGGTTTGGCAAGCGGAAAGGCATCGTAGAATTTTGTCCTTTGGTTCACAGCAAGACCAATCGTTCTAAAACCCTCGCGTCTTGCGCCATAGAAAATCTGAAGCGAGGAATGAGAGCACAATGTAGCGATAGCAATCTTACTCTTATCGTAACCCTCGAGAATTTCACTGATTTTATTTCTCAGTGCCATTACCGTTTAATTCCACTTCAATGCTTAAATCTTTCCATATGCTCTTCACTTCGGAACTGATGTTGCATTACGAGCCTGAGATGAAAAAATCAAAGATGGCCAAAGAGATTGATCCCAAACCCATAGAACAGGGCATACAAAAGGAGGGCTCTTGTGATTCCTCCTAAGAAGTTCGCGAGAACAAAATACCTCAACTCAAGGACCTCCCCCTCTCGATTGAAGACAGAAAAGATGTAAACCGGAATCGTATCAACCATACCGGGAATGCTGAGAAGAATATATAGACCGAGGTATTTCAGCTTCTCGACAAGAAGTTCAGACTTCTCGACGAACCATCTGAACCACCCCCATTTCTGTGACCAGTTTCTTACACGCCATTCAACTTTTGATCCGATGAAGAAAACGAGTATACTGCCAACCGCTTTCCCAGCTCCAAGGATCAGCGCCTTCAGAACAAAGTGAGTTCCGGGGTTGAGAATGAGACCGATTTCGACAGGAATCGGAAGAATGATTGCCGCGGATACCGCGTAAATGAAGAAAATCAAACTATATGTAAGTGGATCTGTCGAGTACTGATTCAGAAAATGCATGAACTCTGTCCAAATATCCATCAGAGGGTGATTTCATTCAGATGCTAAAAACCTTCTTTGAAACATCACAAATGAAATCATTGTATGCATAAAATTGCGATAAAAAAAGTCTGCCAATCCAGCAGATAACACACTTAGCAACATTTTTAAGCAAGCATTCCAATTACGCAATATAGGGAATACAATGGCGCCAAAAGATGCTGCAAAGGAGGAGGACTGGTTCGCGCAATTGGATGCCGAGCTGGAACAAAAGACCGAAGCTATCACCAAGGACCTCATGGAACTCAACAATCAAAAAAGAATGATTAACCGAACATTGATCGAAGACTTTTGGAAGATTTGGATGAGGTTTGGGAAGATTAATGTCCACTTCACCATGGAGCCTTCGTATAGCGCCTTCGCCCAATTCGACGAGTTCCCGGAGCAATGGCGCTTCAGAGAAGATTTTAACTTCGCGGGAGTTAACACGATACAACTCGTCGACAGAACGCAGGAACAGGGGAGAATGGGTGATTCCTTGAAAATCTGGTATTATAACGAAGATTCGACGCCCCACATCAGGATGGTCTTTGAATACTGCGAGGGCGAACATTATTATAAGTATTCTGGATGGAAGAGAATCTTTGGACAATTTGTCATCTATGATGCTCCTCTCGCTAAGTTTGATATGGACAAGTTTCACGAGAAACTGGCAGACGTTGTTAAAGCGTGGTACGAATCGCACCTCCGAAGGAACAGGGACATTTTGATCAAGCATCTCAAGGACAACTACGAGCGTGGCGAGACCTTCACCGAATAAACACAATTAAACACAATTTCGAAGCGCCTGATATCCCTTCATCCGTACTTTTTTCCTTTTTCAAAGTTTTAAGATTCTGATCATATCAATTTGGGGCATATTTTGTCATTAAAGAGTCGAAATAAAGAATCGAAGCGGATCGGTATCCGCCACTTTCGATCTCCTCTGCAATAGTACAATTAAGGACAACTCAGATAAAGTTTAAAATGAATGAAATCACGGAAGAAAACGGAGGCATTCCATGCAAAAAGAAGATCTAGCACCCCATGTTAAGGAGATTAGCCAGGTGCTCAATGGGAGTATCGATGATGATCAGATTATGAACGAACTTAAAACATTTCTTGAAGTTTACAGAGTTTCGCTCGAGACGGCGAAAAGGAGTATCATTAGAAAATATGGGGGGAATCCAGCTCTCCTCTCGGGCGGTCAAAGAAAACGTATTGGCGAACTCACTGCCAATGAACAGAGAGTCGATCTTCTCGTCAAGGTGGTCTCTGTTAACAAGAAAGAAATTGAGATGGACGGGACTTACAAGCCGATTCTTTATGGGATATTCGCGGACGAGAGCGGCACCGCGAGTTTTACCGCGTGGGATGCAGATCGATTCAATTTCGATAGAGGGGACGTCTTGCTCATCCGGAATGCTTACACCAAAGAATGGAATGGGCAACCGCAGATCAATCTTGGAAACAGGGCAATCGTTGAGCGACAAGATGCCACTTCAGTTAACTTTTCAGATATAGAACTTCCATATTTTGCAGAGACAAAACAGGTGAAGATAGCGGAGCTCCAGGAGGGTATGAACAATGTGACTGTCACTGGTCGAATCCTTTCGGTAGAAAAAAGAATTGTTGAGACACCGGATGGCTCAAAGACCGTATATTCGGGCGTCATGGCAGATGCGACAGGGAAAACCCAGTTTTCTGCGTGGCACAACTTTGAACTCAAACAGAATGATGTGGTCACAGTGAAGGGCGCGTACGTCCGAGGATGGCGGGGAATCCCCCAGCTCAATTTTGGAGAGCGCGCTGAAGTCAGCAAATTCTCTGGAACTTTCCCTTCTATGATTGAACTTTCCCAGCCCGTCCTGAGGACGATTGTCGATCTCGAGAGGATCGGTGGCGGAATTGATATCCTTGTAAAGGGTGTCATCGTTGATGTGCGTGATGGATCAGGATTGATTTTCAGGTGTCCCACCTGCAAGAGGGTAATCCAGAGGAATCTCTGTAGAATTCACGGCGCTGTTGAACCATTGCCAGATCTTCGAATTAAGGCGGTTGTCGATGACGGCGAGTCTGTTCTCACAGCAATCATGAATAGAAAAATCACTGAGTCTTTAGTGGGGATTACACTTGACGAAGCAATGAAAAAGGCGAAGGAGATGATGACTCCCGAAATTGTGAAAGAGGAGATTGAAAGTAAATTGATTGCCCAGCCTGTCGAGATCTCTGGAAATGTCACAAAAGATGAATACGGTCTCATGATGATCGTTGGATCGGCTCGAATCGCGT
This region of Methanomassiliicoccales archaeon genomic DNA includes:
- a CDS encoding formate--phosphoribosylaminoimidazolecarboxamide ligase, encoding MALRNKISEILEGYDKSKIAIATLCSHSSLQIFYGARREGFRTIGLAVNQRTKFYDAFPLAKPDEFIRFESYDEILERADELIDRNVIIIPHGSFVEYMGTEKFEKLPVPTFGNRAVLQWESDREKQREWLVSAGVEMPKKISDAKEIDRPVLVKYHGAKGGRGFFIAKDYPDFKLGIDESQPYTIQEYVLGTRYYLHYFYSPIKKDGYRVAEGSLELLSMDRRDESNIDEMYKLGAQEELKKLGLYPTFVVTGNVPVVIRESLLPKIFDMGERVINRSIELFGGMIGPFCLETIVTDRLEFKVFEISSRIVAGTNPFISGSPYSDLIEPELSTGRRIAKEIKIARDKGLLHKIVS
- a CDS encoding DNA-binding protein produces the protein MQKEDLAPHVKEISQVLNGSIDDDQIMNELKTFLEVYRVSLETAKRSIIRKYGGNPALLSGGQRKRIGELTANEQRVDLLVKVVSVNKKEIEMDGTYKPILYGIFADESGTASFTAWDADRFNFDRGDVLLIRNAYTKEWNGQPQINLGNRAIVERQDATSVNFSDIELPYFAETKQVKIAELQEGMNNVTVTGRILSVEKRIVETPDGSKTVYSGVMADATGKTQFSAWHNFELKQNDVVTVKGAYVRGWRGIPQLNFGERAEVSKFSGTFPSMIELSQPVLRTIVDLERIGGGIDILVKGVIVDVRDGSGLIFRCPTCKRVIQRNLCRIHGAVEPLPDLRIKAVVDDGESVLTAIMNRKITESLVGITLDEAMKKAKEMMTPEIVKEEIESKLIAQPVEISGNVTKDEYGLMMIVGSARIALPDVKAEATTLLSELEGIS